Below is a genomic region from Puniceicoccaceae bacterium.
GGTAGGCAACGGCCTGCTTTGAGAGATCATCATAGACGATCAGTGCATCCCTTCCATTCTGCATGAACCACTCCCCCATCGCGCAACCGGCAAAGGGAGCGATGTACTGATTGGCCGGATTGTCGGCAGCCGGAGCCGATACAATGATGGTGTATTTGAGCGCATCGGCTTGTTCCAGAGTGCGAATGATGCGGGCTACGTTGGCATTCTTTTGTCCGACTGCGACATAGATGGAATAAATGGGACGGAAGGACTCGTCCCCGCTGGCAAGGCCTTTGTCATTGATGCGGGCCTGATTCACAATCGTATCAATCGCGATTGTGGTCTTGCCGGTTGCACGGTCACCAATGATGAGTTCGCGCTGACCGCGACCAATCGGAATCATCGAGTCAATTGACATGATGCCCGTCTGCACTGGCTGATCGACAGACTTGCGCGGCATGATACCGGGGGCAATCTTTTCAACCGGATAAAATTCCTTGGCGTCGATGGGGCCTTTTCCATCAATCGGCTGGCCCAATGCATCTACGGTGCGACCCAACAGCTCCATCCCGACGGGAACTGAAAACAACCGTCCGGTCGTCTTGACCTCGTCCCCTTCCTTCAGTTTGGAGATGTCGCCAAAGATCACACAACCCACCTCATCTTCTTCAAGGTTGAGTGCCTGACCGATCAAACCTCCGGGGAACTCAATCATTTCGTTGAACATGACCTCGGAGAGTCCTTCGATGCGGGCGACTCCGTCCGCAATTGCCGCGATGCGCCCCACATTGGTCTGTTGGACCCGGGTGTCCAGATTTTTGATCTCTTGTTCGATTTGTTCGATAATGCTGCTCATCAGGTAAAGCTGGGTGAAATTTGACGTCTGAAAGGGTTTGGGAAAGTGATCTAGGCGGCGGAGTGGAGTTGGGAAAGCATGCGTCGTATCGAATGCTCCATCACATTGTCGCCCACGGTTATCTTGATGCCTGCCAACAAACTCGGATCTTCATGCAAATCCAGCTGTAGTTTGCGATCAAACTTGGTTTCGAGTGCCTGAAGCAACGATTGTTGTGTCGCCTCCGAAAGGATTCCAGCATAGGCAACGCTTGCGGTGCATCGCCGAATCTCCTGCTGTACCGCATTGCGATAAAGGGAGAGGATCTGACGAAGCCCACGTGGGGATTGTGCCTTCAGTGTTTCAAGCACTTCGGCAACCTTCTTCGAATCGACTCGCCCATCGGTCTTGGATAACTCAACCAGGCGCCGGATAAAGGATTTCAGTTTGGTTTGGGAAACATGCATTACAGCTTGCCGGGTTAATCAGCCTGCGTTCTGGATTTCACTTGCAGCACTCTCTGCAAACCGGTTGCGTTCAGTGTCATTGAGTTCGCGACTCAATACGCGTTCGGCAGTCAACGCGACCATGCGACTGGCGTGTTCCTTGACCTCTGCAAGCATCTGCTTGCGCTCAAGCGTGAGATTCTCACGTGTCTGCGCAATCATTTCTTCAGCCTTGCGCTGTGTATCGCGCTGCGTTTTTTCAATGATTTCCTTTGCGGTCTTCTGCGCCTGCGCAGTGATTTCCTTTGCTTCCAACGCGGCTGCCTTGAGAGTCTCAGCCTGCTTGCGCTCTGCTTCAGCAAGCTGGGTTTTCATTTCCTCCGCATACTGAAGGCCATCGGCAATCTTGGTGCGGCGCTGCTCCAGGACATCCAGCACCTTCTTCCAGGCACCAAAATACAGAGCGGCAAAAATGAGCAGAAAACTCACAATCTGCGCCAACAGTGTTTTGATCTCGACGTGGAAGCCGGTGGCAATCTTCTCGATGGGACTGGAAGCGGCTACCGCATGGGCACCGTGCTCGACTGCGTGGCCCGCAACATCAGCTGCAATTTGAAGAAGGTCGATCATGTGGATTCCTGACTGGGGATTGCGTATGGGATTTGGAAATGGTCACCGGAGCCGCAGCATCCTTGCTGCCGCTCCGGAAAAACGGTAAGAGTCCGCAACAAGGCGAACACGGGTTCAATACAAAAACAACGAATAAAATGCAACCGCTTCGGCGAGTGCCATACCGATGATGCTCTGAACCAGAACCTTTCCGGATGCACTCGGATTGCGACCTACGGATTCCACAGCCTTGGTTCCGATCAGACCGACCCCCAGTGCGGCAGATGCGCATCCCAGGGCGGCAGTAAGTCCTTTTCCAAGGTCACCAGTAAGCTGTGCGATCACGTCGAAGTTTGAGATAATTTCTAACATAGGATGTATTTGATTTGAGTATTGATGATTGTCGAAGCTTGAAACGCATCTCTCTTGCGGGTGAATTTCAAAACTTCAGAAAACGATGGATGTGACGGGAAAACACATGTTTGACCAAAAAATCAATGGGCATGCCCATCTTCAGATTCATGATTGCAGATCAGTCCGATGTAAACAGCAACCAGCAGTGTGAATACCAGTGCCTGAATCAACCCAATGAGCAATTCCAGGAGGTAGAACGGTGCAGGCATGACCCAGGCAAACAATCCCATCATATTGAACAATAGATTTTCGCCACCAAAGACATTACCGAACAGTCGGAAAGAGAGGGATACTGGTCGAAAAGCAATGGAAATTACTTCAATGACCCCCACCGCCCAGAAAATCGGAAACAGAAGCATCCAGATGACGGTGCCGACATCCTTTTTGTCAGCCTTGTTCCCAAATAGATCAACTAGCAAGGCCTTCAATCCTGCATAGCGCAGCACGTAATAAAACCATGCACCTGTGGCAATGATCGCCAGGGCGAGCGTTGTATTCAGGTCCGCATTGGCCGGTCGAAACCAGTAATTGAAATGACCATCCTGATCGATCATTCCAATCGTTCCGACACCTGGGATCAGTGCGCTCCAGTTGTGAATCAGAATGATGAAAAAGTATCCAGCCAGCAGCCAGAAGGTGGGCCGAACCAAGCGTTTCCCGACAATGGGCTCGATGAGATTTTCCACTGCTTCTGCGACGATTTCAACCAGAGCCTGACCCGTGGAGGGAACCAGCTCTCCTTTCCGCACCGCAAGGCGAACAAACAAGATGAGCAGCAGAGTGACCGTCCACAGCATCACCATGGAGTTCGTAACCGTCAGTCCAAGGCCGGGTATCTCAAACAACCCGTAGGCATAGGGAGAAACTCCATCAGCAGCTTGAGCACTGGTGAGTAAGAACAGAAATGCAAGACCCGGTAGGATTCGTCTCATGGATGGTTGGCTGCTGGCAATATCAAAGAATTCGCTGCGCTCGGTCGCACTGAAATGAACCCAGCCATTGATGCCAGTTGGGTGCATTTTCGTCAATCGGATAATGGTGTAAGTTCAATGGCATTACGTCACAAAATTCATGCTTTAGGATTAGCGATAAAGAGTGTTTCCAAAACGAAACGATGGCTTTGACCACAAAAATCGAACAGATACGGGGAATCATTAGCATCCTCTAATCAGGAGTCACTTCTGTATCAGCAAAAGTCGCTTATTTGCCTACGTTCAGCCCTGAATCTCCCGCAAATGCTGTAAGTAAACCCCAATTCCATCGAGCAACATTTGTGTCGCAACTACCGTGAGTAACAAACCGAGCAGGGTTTCCATGGCCTTCATTCCCCTACGTCCGATGAACCGGTCCAGCGGGCTGCCAAGACACAGAATGGCGGAAGAAACCGCAGCTGCAAGTGTGATGGCCAGGATCCATTCCAAGAGTCGATCCGGTGCCTTCGATGTCAGCAGCAGGACAAACGCGATCGCCGAGGGTCCGGCAAACAAAGGAATGGCCATGGGGAAAATGAATGGGTCGGACTCTGTAGCTTCCCCAAAAACACCGTCCGGACGTCGAAAGATCATGCGGAAGGCGATGATGAACAGGATAAACCCTCCCGCAATTCCCATCGAATAATCCGAGAGGTGCATCCACCCCATCAGTTGGTTCCCCGCCACCGCAAAGACCAGAAGCACCAAATAGGCAATCAAACATTCCCGAACAATGACGCGAAATCGCTTTTCTGGTGCCACACGGTCGAGGGTTGCGATGAAAATGGGTACATTTCCGATCGGATCCAGAATGATCAATAAAAGTAAGACCGCCGAAAACCAGGACATTTCCATAACCACTCAGGCTAGATCTCAACATTGTGACACACAAATCAAATCCATTGCGTAGCACCGCTGTAGCCCTAGTGAAACGACTACAAAAAAACCGCGCCTGTTTCCAGGCGCGGTTCTCGAAGCGTTTATGAAATCAACAAAACTTATTCGTAGAAGGAAGAGGATTCTTCCTGAGAGACCGGACGCTTGATCTGGTCACTGACGACCTCGGCACGGAAGCGCAAGTCTCCCGTTCCAACAGCCTTCACACGAATCGTCCAGGATGCCTTCGCATTCGGAGCGAGTGCTGGCAGCATATCAAAGACGACTTCGCTGCCGTCCAAACGGCCCTTGGACGCACCGGAGGATTCCACGAATTCCATTTCCTTGGTCAGGAAAGCCTTCACCAGAATGCCAGTTGCCTCCAGGGAACCCTGGTTGGTCACCGACACATTGTAGGTGATTACATCACCGAGGGGAACCGGATCATTATCGTCTTCTACACCCACCAGAAGGGCCTCAATACCCTCCACATCGGTCACCATGGTTGCCTGAACCGTGTCGGCGGCAATTGCGCTGGCCTGAGTGGTGGAACGCGCAATCATGATGCGCTCACCCACCACACGGGTGCTGACAACCTTTGCCTGACCAGGATTCAGTGCACCAACGTTCCACACGACGGTGCGTCCCTGTGCAACACCTCCCTGGTCTGCAGAAGCAAGGGAAGTTCCTTCGGCGAGAACCTGCGTGATGCTGGTATCCCGTGCGATGCCATCACCCACGTTCTTCACTTCGATGGTGTAAGGAATAACATTGCCCACATAGCGCAGCTTCGGAGCATCGGCAGTGATCACCAGCTCTGGCTTCACGACTGACGTTTCGAGTGTCGCAACAGCTGAGATTCCGTCATTTGCAGTTGCGCGAAGCTGGGTTTGGTAGTTACCCGTTTCGACACCCTTGAGCACCAGATCGACTGCCTTGACTTCACCCGGAGCAAAGTTGCCCAGCGTCAGTTCAATGCGACTCTTTCCGTCCTCGGTCAGCAATCCACGCGGGAAGGTGTGCACCAGACGGGCGTCTTCGATGGGAGCAGTTCCACTGTTGCGGAACGACAGGTTAACCGGGATGGGTTCTTCAACCAGCGCCAGC
It encodes:
- the atpA gene encoding F0F1 ATP synthase subunit alpha, with translation MSSIIEQIEQEIKNLDTRVQQTNVGRIAAIADGVARIEGLSEVMFNEMIEFPGGLIGQALNLEEDEVGCVIFGDISKLKEGDEVKTTGRLFSVPVGMELLGRTVDALGQPIDGKGPIDAKEFYPVEKIAPGIMPRKSVDQPVQTGIMSIDSMIPIGRGQRELIIGDRATGKTTIAIDTIVNQARINDKGLASGDESFRPIYSIYVAVGQKNANVARIIRTLEQADALKYTIIVSAPAADNPANQYIAPFAGCAMGEWFMQNGRDALIVYDDLSKQAVAYRQISLILKRPSGREAYPGDVFYLHSRLLERAARLNKNSGNGSLTALPIIETQAGDISAYIPTNVISITDGQIFLETDLFNQGIRPAISVGLSVSRVGSSAQTGALKKAVGRMKLELAQFRELAAFAQFGSDLDARTKAQLDRGSRIVEMFKQPILNPLAMEMQVGIIWAVQNNYFDDVAVERMVEAKNSLREYFESTGSDVMDQIAREQKLTDEIVEALHRAVKAWKTTWSAA
- a CDS encoding F0F1 ATP synthase subunit delta, whose amino-acid sequence is MHVSQTKLKSFIRRLVELSKTDGRVDSKKVAEVLETLKAQSPRGLRQILSLYRNAVQQEIRRCTASVAYAGILSEATQQSLLQALETKFDRKLQLDLHEDPSLLAGIKITVGDNVMEHSIRRMLSQLHSAA
- the atpF gene encoding F0F1 ATP synthase subunit B, whose protein sequence is MIDLLQIAADVAGHAVEHGAHAVAASSPIEKIATGFHVEIKTLLAQIVSFLLIFAALYFGAWKKVLDVLEQRRTKIADGLQYAEEMKTQLAEAERKQAETLKAAALEAKEITAQAQKTAKEIIEKTQRDTQRKAEEMIAQTRENLTLERKQMLAEVKEHASRMVALTAERVLSRELNDTERNRFAESAASEIQNAG
- a CDS encoding ATP synthase F0 subunit C, coding for MLEIISNFDVIAQLTGDLGKGLTAALGCASAALGVGLIGTKAVESVGRNPSASGKVLVQSIIGMALAEAVAFYSLFLY
- a CDS encoding FoF1 ATP synthase subunit a encodes the protein MRRILPGLAFLFLLTSAQAADGVSPYAYGLFEIPGLGLTVTNSMVMLWTVTLLLILFVRLAVRKGELVPSTGQALVEIVAEAVENLIEPIVGKRLVRPTFWLLAGYFFIILIHNWSALIPGVGTIGMIDQDGHFNYWFRPANADLNTTLALAIIATGAWFYYVLRYAGLKALLVDLFGNKADKKDVGTVIWMLLFPIFWAVGVIEVISIAFRPVSLSFRLFGNVFGGENLLFNMMGLFAWVMPAPFYLLELLIGLIQALVFTLLVAVYIGLICNHESEDGHAH
- a CDS encoding MarC family protein, whose translation is MEMSWFSAVLLLLIILDPIGNVPIFIATLDRVAPEKRFRVIVRECLIAYLVLLVFAVAGNQLMGWMHLSDYSMGIAGGFILFIIAFRMIFRRPDGVFGEATESDPFIFPMAIPLFAGPSAIAFVLLLTSKAPDRLLEWILAITLAAAVSSAILCLGSPLDRFIGRRGMKAMETLLGLLLTVVATQMLLDGIGVYLQHLREIQG